Proteins encoded by one window of Orbaceae bacterium BiB:
- the mdoH gene encoding glucans biosynthesis glucosyltransferase MdoH — MYKTLLDNTVVQMINNKWPNLLNCVSFNSQRKQLESMPPITRQAIRPHSWYKNTNPAEKKKPFEFVAFIRRIVLFILIIGQTFIGSTYLTSLLPYQGWSELNFWQDWQINPTLAIENLTPYLLQVVIIGLFAILFAWISIGFWTAMMGIIVTVFKGDRYSLKIPKNPETIINKKHRTALVMPICNEDVARVFAGLKATWQSLKETGQLELCDFYILSDTNSADIYANELNAWADLVDEINLPNSIFYRHRERRVKRKSGNIDDFCRRFGNQYEYMIILDADSVMTGDCILSMIAMMESAPKAGIIQAPPKTIRMRTLYGRIQQFANQTYSDIFCSGVHYWQLKEAQYWGHNAIIRLKPFMEHCILTPFKKGKQQIHIMSHDLVEASLMGRAGWQVMIAYNLNGSYEEVPANIIEDLKRDNRWCIGNLINLNVLFKPGIKFIHRVMFATSAMAYVSSLLWLLFLLFSTLLLLIFNTYEPQYFLHPNQFYPVWPKWDEQLAIQLLCATFTLLLIPKFISSIIVLIKQGPKSVGGIFCFTLSILIEILFSMTLAPIRMIFHSKFVIKALFGSKVQWRSPARSDDALTWKEASYFCWPLTSLGIIWLYIILALNPQFTTWFIAILIPLIISPLVVKFSSLTSVGMFLKRMKLFLTKEETHPNQAIINTDINLIQTESKIIEDGFIASVKENELNQLVALLSTRRHLNTDKQLEYRNILLKQSQNCLLSDLSNDTRLKLMSDPRAMFALHEQQESK, encoded by the coding sequence ATGTACAAGACATTGTTAGATAACACTGTTGTGCAGATGATTAATAATAAATGGCCAAATTTGCTTAACTGTGTTTCATTTAATAGTCAACGCAAACAGCTTGAATCGATGCCACCGATAACTCGGCAGGCAATTCGACCGCATAGTTGGTATAAAAATACCAACCCTGCGGAGAAGAAAAAACCTTTTGAGTTTGTTGCCTTTATTCGGCGGATTGTTTTGTTCATTTTAATTATTGGACAGACATTTATTGGCTCGACTTATTTAACTTCATTACTTCCTTATCAAGGTTGGTCTGAACTTAACTTTTGGCAGGACTGGCAGATTAATCCTACACTTGCTATCGAAAATCTCACGCCTTACTTGTTACAAGTTGTAATAATTGGCCTATTTGCTATTTTATTTGCCTGGATCTCGATTGGCTTTTGGACTGCGATGATGGGAATCATCGTAACGGTATTTAAAGGTGATCGGTATAGCCTTAAAATCCCTAAAAACCCAGAAACTATAATCAATAAAAAGCATCGTACAGCGTTGGTTATGCCAATTTGTAATGAGGATGTAGCTAGGGTTTTTGCTGGTTTAAAAGCAACTTGGCAATCATTAAAAGAGACTGGCCAGCTTGAACTTTGCGATTTTTATATTCTAAGCGACACTAATTCGGCAGATATTTATGCTAATGAATTAAATGCTTGGGCTGATTTAGTCGATGAAATTAATTTACCTAATTCTATATTCTATCGACATAGAGAGCGTCGGGTAAAACGTAAAAGTGGTAATATTGATGACTTTTGTCGTCGTTTTGGCAATCAGTATGAATATATGATTATTCTTGATGCAGATAGCGTTATGACTGGCGATTGTATTTTGAGTATGATTGCAATGATGGAGTCCGCGCCTAAAGCTGGAATTATTCAAGCGCCACCAAAAACAATTCGTATGCGAACATTATATGGACGTATCCAACAATTTGCTAATCAAACCTATAGTGATATTTTTTGTAGTGGCGTTCATTATTGGCAGCTTAAAGAGGCCCAATACTGGGGACATAATGCGATTATTCGCTTAAAACCTTTTATGGAACATTGTATTTTAACGCCGTTTAAAAAAGGTAAGCAGCAAATACATATTATGTCACACGATCTGGTTGAAGCTTCACTGATGGGGCGAGCAGGTTGGCAAGTAATGATCGCGTATAATCTTAATGGTAGTTATGAAGAGGTACCTGCTAATATTATTGAAGATCTTAAACGTGATAATCGATGGTGTATTGGTAACTTAATTAATCTAAATGTTCTATTTAAACCGGGTATTAAGTTTATTCATCGCGTGATGTTTGCAACTAGTGCAATGGCCTATGTCTCCTCTTTATTATGGTTACTATTCTTACTATTTTCGACATTATTACTATTAATCTTTAATACTTATGAGCCTCAATATTTTCTACACCCTAATCAATTTTACCCCGTATGGCCAAAGTGGGATGAACAGCTCGCTATACAGCTCCTTTGTGCAACATTCACACTGCTATTAATTCCAAAATTTATTAGTAGTATTATTGTCTTAATAAAGCAGGGACCTAAATCAGTAGGTGGTATTTTTTGCTTTACCTTATCTATTTTAATCGAAATTCTTTTTTCGATGACTCTTGCACCGATTAGAATGATTTTTCATAGTAAGTTTGTTATTAAAGCATTATTTGGTAGTAAGGTGCAGTGGCGGTCTCCAGCCCGTAGTGATGATGCATTAACATGGAAAGAGGCGAGCTATTTTTGTTGGCCTTTGACATCGCTGGGTATCATTTGGTTATATATTATTTTAGCTTTAAATCCACAATTTACGACATGGTTTATTGCAATTTTAATACCGCTTATTATTTCTCCATTGGTGGTTAAATTTTCAAGTTTAACATCTGTTGGTATGTTCTTAAAACGAATGAAGTTATTTTTAACTAAAGAAGAGACGCATCCTAACCAAGCGATTATTAATACTGATATCAATTTAATCCAGACTGAATCAAAAATAATTGAGGATGGTTTTATCGCTTCAGTTAAAGAAAATGAACTCAATCAGTTAGTTGCTTTATTGTCGACTCGTCGTCACTTAAATACCGATAAACAATTAGAGTATCGTAATATATTACTCAAACAGAGTCAAAATTGCTTATTAAGTGATCTATCTAATGATACAAGATTGAAATTGATGTCTGATCCAAGAGCCATGTTTGCGTTACATGAGCAACAGGAGAGTAAATAA
- a CDS encoding YjfI family protein, with protein MQKPTEAKSSAFYQQQYRQRLREQGLIKKEVWILPEHTTELLDIEKKLRMPSITKNIDSKYNHKPQENDDMKKQLVWSVPELYQELANSELFKHNSASVELIDGVDCLHIVMHEYGDLPLFMSVSNQQIIVEALLWPVDIVKDQAQFNQEILYSRKLFPLSTIAIEKGGDGSINYIMYGALSASSLLSSIIYELEMLSDNVIKATEAYQDFLSIS; from the coding sequence ATGCAAAAACCGACAGAGGCCAAAAGTTCTGCATTCTATCAGCAGCAATATCGACAGCGTTTACGAGAGCAAGGTCTTATAAAAAAAGAAGTGTGGATATTACCCGAACACACAACAGAACTATTAGATATCGAAAAAAAACTTAGAATGCCAAGTATTACCAAAAATATTGACAGTAAGTATAACCATAAACCACAGGAAAATGATGACATGAAAAAACAACTAGTTTGGTCTGTACCTGAATTGTACCAGGAGTTAGCTAATTCTGAACTCTTTAAGCACAACTCTGCCAGTGTTGAGCTTATTGATGGTGTTGATTGTCTGCATATTGTCATGCATGAGTATGGTGATTTGCCTTTGTTTATGAGTGTTTCAAATCAGCAGATTATAGTTGAAGCACTATTATGGCCGGTTGATATTGTAAAAGATCAAGCTCAATTTAACCAAGAGATCCTCTATTCTCGTAAATTGTTTCCGTTATCAACTATTGCTATTGAGAAGGGTGGTGATGGGAGTATCAATTATATTATGTATGGTGCGTTAAGCGCTTCATCTCTATTGAGTAGTATTATTTATGAATTAGAGATGTTAAGTGACAATGTGATAAAAGCTACAGAAGCGTATCAAGATTTTCTTAGCATCAGTTAA
- a CDS encoding PspA/IM30 family protein has protein sequence MAIFNKLVTALRGGINDAGEALIDTQALRILDQEIRDADVELKEGKESLANIMAQQKIAEKAVIKTKASITEYEGYAVKALDNNNETLALEVAEKIAELENELLTQEKQYASFSDSVNTLRQSISQAEVNIKNLKQQVDIVKATESVQKAQTAVAQRYGSSGAKLHTALDSLERIKKRQEKTAATIEAKNELAQDSHNSDLDAKLRKAGIKSDKQDANAILNRLKSQKKI, from the coding sequence ATGGCAATTTTTAATAAATTGGTAACAGCACTAAGAGGTGGTATTAATGATGCGGGCGAGGCCCTTATTGATACCCAAGCACTGCGTATTTTAGATCAAGAAATACGTGATGCAGATGTAGAATTAAAAGAGGGTAAAGAGTCATTAGCGAATATCATGGCTCAGCAAAAAATCGCTGAAAAAGCAGTAATTAAAACGAAGGCAAGTATCACAGAATACGAAGGATATGCGGTAAAAGCGTTAGATAATAACAATGAAACTTTAGCTTTAGAAGTGGCTGAAAAAATTGCTGAATTAGAAAATGAACTCCTTACTCAAGAAAAGCAGTATGCTAGTTTTTCTGATAGCGTGAATACGCTGAGACAGTCTATTTCTCAAGCAGAAGTTAATATCAAAAATTTAAAGCAACAAGTGGATATTGTTAAAGCCACTGAGAGTGTTCAAAAAGCACAAACGGCAGTGGCTCAGCGTTATGGTTCTTCAGGTGCAAAACTGCATACAGCATTGGACTCTTTAGAACGGATTAAGAAACGTCAAGAAAAGACAGCTGCAACTATTGAAGCTAAAAATGAATTAGCACAAGATAGTCATAATAGTGATTTGGATGCTAAATTACGAAAAGCGGGAATAAAGTCAGATAAACAAGATGCTAATGCTATTTTGAATCGACTAAAATCGCAGAAAAAAATATAA
- a CDS encoding DNA repair ATPase has product MTEKQKIQQDKHAQQQNSLDNAVAEGGAYEILRKRLAVLGQELHQKTETLNVQRLSEFGKSDMSIIGRIRIRTENNCIARDIVRFGDWLLFGYNVFLGLKKETKIDDVFSLYQLVERDGSYEAEPVDLDGTFLDIERFVQDFSELYTYYKNAQLLQLVERDGKLLASFQIGDRVSDIRVFRWSISSDKKTITYIDNRGERDIALPPAYDFEWKETTREDIVNGRFPHVNILDTIFVETIGGDLTIKCENNTNDGLGIYREDVIDKNQSINDAKIEYAQVGTLILLKILPYREESYRYLVYNMLTQKVQRIDAIGQACIQLPEDHGIIFPGGYYLQNGEYKTFEQSMNGMRFRRIRRSPNGEDVIYIFYEPASGRLALFNYNMIERKLNNPILGHGYAVFEDGRMVVFEGENNEPTRVHPMQIWQTPFYSDEFAALQPANNSFLGKIGNAELVRGISDLYFICREIDNQSVSSQLYSKLSEDSKRLFDSYFWLSDQKHLSFIDVLRGITQTSELVLDEYEKVESIRRQSASAMREAISTQQELLAKLYPDSWQETQEFIDALNAINLQLGQLVTLRSYRYIDLSQIDVMEKELKERQLVVSSATAKFLASDKALHPFIIKIDNIEKQLTSVTVAVQLNESLKITEQMSADLDMLSQLIASLKFEDITLQTKIVESIAEVYAKLNQTKARISQKRKSLTNVEMVAQFGAQFKLFSQSIASALSLATTPEKCDDELARLSVQLEELENQFNENETFLNDILAKREEILETFETHKQLLLEERAKRTQALVTAAGRILDSIPRRTAKFSNQTELNAFFVADPLALKIKDLTEKLRELSDNVKADDIESRFKSARDQSIRTLRDKSEIFESGGNIIKLGPRHRFSVNTQELDLTIVPKDDHLYLQLTGTDYQEQINNSRLESYKPFWTISIESESSTVYRAEYLAYSLIVSSLKNSDGLKYADLATQINQPDVLTKTVRDYAALRYREGYEKGIHDHDATKIISKLIPLGESAGLLRYNPLARSLATLYWQYNQHNELVMLWSQRAKTCMDIYELFGHDEGLQNLRDEMIAAFTHFLHDNPIEHKEYHLRQAAEFLSYTLAKAPREFIFSKYGKRLFEGLKSHLENNHMWSNFNQSQLSLEKRFADRWLLIENWLKGFCSLPQNQQIIAYIPEAIILFMLEQEDDKAIHISEIDLEITVTDLLGEHPMIKQGSLTINLDDFFSRMRRQSRVIIPEYQRYQALRQDILNEQRQSLHLNEFKAKPLSSFVRNKLINDVYLPIIGDNLAKQMGTVGENRRTDLMGLLLLISPPGYGKTTLMEYIANRLGLIFMKINGPALGHSVLSLDPEQAPNATARQELEKLNLALEMGNNVMLYIDDIQHTNPEFLQKFISLCDGSRRIEGVWKNNTKTYDLRGKKFCVIMSGNPYTESGEVFKIPDMLANRADIYNLGEVLGGMEDVFVSSYIENCLTSNPVLAPLALRDLKDLYQFMDNAQGKPLNTNELSYAYSQTEISEITAVLKHLFKVREIVFKVNQQYIISAAQSDKYRQEPPFKLQGSYRNMNKLAEKVSAIMNEQELNQIIDDHYLGEAQLLTTGAEENLLKLAELRQVMTHEQESRWLQIKKDFIRNKALGGGDIDTGSRIVTQLADLVQSVQSLKH; this is encoded by the coding sequence ATGACAGAAAAACAAAAAATCCAACAAGACAAACATGCCCAACAACAAAACTCTTTAGATAATGCTGTTGCTGAAGGCGGTGCTTATGAAATTTTACGTAAACGTTTAGCTGTTCTTGGGCAAGAACTTCATCAAAAGACAGAAACACTGAATGTACAGCGCTTATCTGAATTTGGTAAGAGCGATATGTCAATTATTGGTCGTATCCGCATTCGTACCGAGAATAACTGTATTGCTCGTGATATTGTACGCTTTGGTGATTGGTTATTGTTTGGTTATAACGTTTTTTTAGGTTTAAAGAAAGAGACCAAGATTGACGATGTCTTTTCACTCTATCAGCTCGTTGAACGGGATGGTAGCTATGAAGCTGAACCAGTTGATTTAGACGGTACATTTCTAGATATTGAACGTTTTGTGCAAGATTTTAGTGAACTTTATACCTATTATAAAAATGCACAATTATTACAGCTAGTTGAGCGAGATGGTAAACTGCTTGCTAGCTTCCAAATTGGAGATCGAGTTAGTGACATTCGAGTATTTCGCTGGTCAATCTCTAGTGATAAAAAGACGATAACGTATATTGATAATCGCGGTGAAAGAGATATCGCTCTACCACCCGCTTATGATTTCGAATGGAAAGAGACGACACGAGAGGATATTGTTAACGGTCGTTTTCCTCATGTTAATATTTTAGATACTATATTTGTTGAGACAATTGGTGGAGATCTAACCATCAAATGTGAAAATAATACTAATGATGGTCTAGGAATTTATCGCGAAGATGTGATTGATAAAAACCAGTCCATTAATGACGCTAAAATTGAGTATGCTCAAGTCGGTACCTTAATTTTACTGAAAATATTGCCTTACCGAGAAGAGAGTTATCGTTATCTTGTTTACAATATGTTGACGCAAAAAGTACAACGTATTGATGCCATTGGACAGGCTTGTATTCAGTTACCAGAAGATCACGGAATCATTTTTCCAGGTGGATATTACTTACAAAATGGTGAGTATAAGACCTTTGAACAATCAATGAATGGTATGCGTTTTAGACGAATCCGTCGTTCTCCAAATGGTGAAGATGTTATTTATATTTTTTATGAGCCAGCTTCCGGACGATTAGCATTATTTAATTACAATATGATTGAACGAAAATTAAATAATCCTATTTTAGGTCATGGATATGCTGTATTTGAAGATGGTCGTATGGTGGTATTTGAAGGTGAAAATAATGAGCCAACGCGTGTCCACCCTATGCAGATTTGGCAAACTCCTTTTTACAGCGATGAGTTTGCAGCGTTACAGCCAGCAAATAATAGTTTTTTAGGTAAGATTGGTAATGCTGAGTTAGTAAGGGGCATTTCTGATCTCTATTTTATCTGCCGAGAAATCGATAATCAAAGTGTCTCCTCTCAGCTTTATAGTAAACTGAGTGAAGACTCAAAACGGTTATTTGATAGTTATTTTTGGTTAAGTGATCAAAAGCATTTATCTTTTATTGATGTTCTGCGAGGTATTACTCAAACCAGTGAGTTAGTACTTGATGAATATGAAAAAGTTGAAAGTATTCGTCGTCAATCAGCGAGTGCAATGCGTGAGGCAATCTCAACTCAACAAGAGTTGTTGGCTAAACTATATCCTGATAGCTGGCAAGAGACACAAGAATTTATTGATGCACTTAATGCGATAAACCTACAATTAGGCCAACTTGTTACGTTAAGAAGTTATCGTTATATTGATTTAAGTCAGATTGATGTAATGGAAAAAGAGTTGAAGGAGCGTCAGTTAGTCGTTTCTTCAGCAACTGCTAAATTTTTAGCTAGTGATAAAGCACTCCATCCATTTATTATAAAAATAGATAATATTGAAAAGCAGTTAACATCGGTGACTGTTGCTGTACAGTTAAATGAGTCACTTAAAATAACAGAACAGATGTCTGCTGATTTAGATATGTTATCGCAATTGATTGCATCACTAAAATTTGAAGATATTACATTACAAACAAAAATAGTTGAATCAATTGCCGAAGTCTATGCCAAACTAAATCAAACCAAAGCTAGGATTAGCCAAAAACGTAAGTCACTAACTAATGTTGAAATGGTGGCTCAATTTGGCGCTCAATTTAAATTATTTAGTCAGAGTATCGCTAGTGCTTTAAGTTTAGCGACAACACCTGAGAAATGTGATGATGAATTAGCTCGTTTATCGGTTCAGTTAGAAGAGTTAGAGAATCAATTTAATGAAAATGAGACATTCTTAAATGATATTCTGGCAAAAAGAGAAGAGATTCTCGAAACATTCGAAACTCATAAGCAATTATTACTAGAAGAGCGAGCTAAAAGAACACAAGCATTAGTTACGGCTGCGGGGCGTATTTTAGATAGCATACCAAGACGAACAGCTAAATTTTCTAATCAGACTGAACTTAATGCATTTTTTGTTGCTGATCCATTAGCATTGAAGATCAAAGACTTAACGGAAAAATTGCGTGAATTATCTGATAATGTTAAGGCAGATGATATTGAATCTCGTTTTAAAAGTGCTCGAGATCAATCTATTCGTACTTTACGTGATAAATCAGAAATTTTTGAGTCAGGCGGTAATATTATTAAGCTTGGTCCTCGTCACCGTTTTAGCGTGAATACACAAGAACTTGATTTAACTATTGTTCCTAAAGATGACCATCTCTATTTACAACTTACAGGGACTGATTATCAAGAGCAGATTAATAATTCTCGATTAGAAAGTTATAAGCCTTTTTGGACAATTTCCATCGAATCTGAATCATCGACAGTTTATCGGGCTGAATATTTGGCTTATTCTTTAATCGTATCAAGCTTAAAGAACAGTGATGGTTTGAAATATGCTGATTTAGCAACGCAAATTAATCAACCTGATGTGTTAACTAAAACTGTACGAGATTATGCTGCATTACGTTATCGTGAAGGTTATGAAAAGGGGATACATGATCATGATGCGACTAAGATTATAAGTAAATTAATTCCGCTTGGTGAAAGTGCCGGTTTACTGCGTTATAACCCATTAGCACGTAGCTTGGCAACGCTTTATTGGCAATATAACCAACATAACGAACTTGTCATGTTGTGGTCACAACGTGCTAAAACTTGTATGGATATCTATGAGTTATTCGGTCATGATGAAGGATTACAAAATCTACGTGATGAGATGATAGCCGCATTTACTCATTTTCTACATGATAATCCAATTGAACATAAAGAGTATCATTTAAGACAAGCCGCAGAGTTTTTAAGTTATACTTTAGCTAAAGCACCTCGAGAATTTATTTTTAGTAAATATGGTAAACGCTTATTTGAGGGACTAAAAAGCCATCTTGAGAATAACCATATGTGGAGTAATTTTAATCAATCTCAGTTAAGCTTAGAAAAGCGTTTTGCCGATCGCTGGTTATTAATTGAAAATTGGTTAAAAGGGTTCTGTTCATTACCTCAAAATCAACAGATTATCGCTTATATCCCTGAAGCAATAATTTTATTTATGCTTGAACAAGAGGATGATAAAGCTATTCATATTAGTGAAATTGATTTAGAAATTACAGTAACTGATCTATTGGGCGAACATCCAATGATTAAACAAGGTTCACTGACTATTAATCTAGATGATTTCTTTAGTCGAATGCGTCGCCAATCTCGTGTTATTATTCCTGAATATCAGCGTTATCAGGCATTGCGTCAAGATATATTAAATGAACAACGTCAATCTTTACATCTTAATGAATTTAAAGCAAAACCACTTAGCTCATTTGTACGTAACAAGCTAATTAATGATGTTTATTTACCGATTATTGGTGATAATTTAGCGAAGCAGATGGGAACGGTTGGTGAAAATAGACGAACCGACTTAATGGGATTGTTACTACTTATTTCACCACCAGGTTATGGTAAAACGACATTAATGGAGTATATCGCTAATCGTCTCGGATTAATTTTTATGAAGATTAACGGTCCAGCTTTAGGCCATAGTGTATTATCCTTAGATCCAGAGCAAGCACCCAATGCAACAGCAAGGCAAGAGCTGGAAAAGCTTAATCTCGCACTTGAAATGGGCAATAATGTAATGTTGTACATTGACGATATTCAGCATACAAATCCTGAATTTTTACAAAAATTTATTTCGTTATGTGATGGTTCCCGACGTATTGAAGGCGTTTGGAAAAATAATACTAAAACTTATGATCTGAGAGGAAAAAAATTCTGTGTCATTATGTCTGGAAATCCTTATACAGAATCGGGTGAAGTGTTTAAAATTCCTGATATGTTGGCGAACCGAGCTGATATCTATAATTTGGGTGAAGTGCTTGGCGGTATGGAAGATGTTTTTGTATCAAGTTATATTGAAAACTGTTTAACATCAAATCCTGTATTAGCACCATTAGCATTACGTGATCTGAAAGATTTATATCAGTTTATGGATAATGCACAAGGTAAGCCATTAAATACTAATGAGTTAAGTTATGCATATAGTCAAACCGAGATTAGTGAGATTACTGCTGTATTAAAACACTTATTTAAGGTTAGAGAGATCGTATTTAAGGTTAATCAGCAATATATTATTAGTGCGGCTCAATCTGATAAATATCGTCAAGAACCTCCGTTTAAATTGCAAGGTAGTTATCGTAATATGAATAAATTAGCTGAAAAAGTTTCAGCTATTATGAATGAACAAGAACTTAATCAAATTATTGATGACCATTATCTTGGTGAGGCACAATTATTAACGACCGGTGCGGAAGAGAATTTACTTAAACTTGCCGAGCTGCGTCAGGTTATGACTCACGAACAAGAGTCTCGCTGGCTGCAAATTAAGAAAGATTTTATTCGTAATAAAGCACTCGGTGGAGGAGATATTGATACCGGTTCAAGAATTGTCACTCAATTAGCTGATCTCGTACAAAGTGTACAATCACTTAAGCACTAA
- a CDS encoding MFS transporter yields MKLLNNNIKSYVAYTTILTLTMGFPTFIFYAIGVLAPTLIQEFAIDKSIIGLLTMGTFACAAILSLWAGNIVKYLGAKKSLIVLFSCVFISFSLLIIFRSFYGMIVALLFCGISQSLANPITNLMIAQRVDDRFKSIIIGIKQSGIQLLALFAGLFIPFILQKYEWQFTFTLLLPILFILMILAPKMALSNDSSTPLTLEFIKPNKLLTLLMLTQSCVGVAVASFVTYLGLFAISLGISPLHIGLLISLYSLMGIISRVCFTTATNRIKDKTLLLPLLISATIIVFVILMFANPQRLWPIWVAALGMGTTAVVCNVIAISMLLKDNRFGQPVNSSGLLSSGFYVGFTFGPILFGLVQLLPFGFYAGWFMLIIVLLLALSISIILYRTNKKEIYNID; encoded by the coding sequence ATGAAACTTTTAAATAATAATATTAAAAGCTATGTGGCTTATACAACGATACTCACATTAACAATGGGTTTTCCGACATTTATTTTCTATGCGATCGGTGTATTAGCTCCAACACTCATTCAAGAATTTGCCATTGATAAAAGTATTATTGGTTTGCTGACTATGGGTACTTTTGCCTGTGCCGCTATACTATCATTATGGGCAGGTAATATTGTTAAATATTTGGGTGCTAAAAAAAGTTTGATTGTATTATTTAGTTGTGTATTTATTTCATTTTCACTATTAATTATTTTTAGAAGTTTTTATGGCATGATAGTTGCTCTATTATTCTGTGGTATTAGTCAATCATTAGCAAACCCTATTACAAATTTAATGATTGCTCAGCGAGTAGATGATCGTTTTAAATCAATTATTATTGGGATTAAACAATCAGGAATACAGCTTCTAGCTCTATTTGCTGGCTTATTTATTCCCTTCATATTACAGAAATATGAGTGGCAATTTACATTTACCTTATTATTACCGATACTTTTTATTTTGATGATATTGGCTCCAAAAATGGCATTATCTAACGATTCATCCACACCATTAACATTAGAATTTATAAAGCCGAATAAATTACTTACATTACTTATGTTAACTCAATCATGTGTGGGAGTCGCGGTTGCTTCATTTGTAACTTATTTAGGGTTATTTGCAATATCATTAGGAATATCGCCATTACATATCGGGTTATTGATTAGTTTATATAGTTTGATGGGAATAATATCAAGAGTCTGTTTCACTACAGCAACAAATAGAATAAAAGATAAAACTTTACTACTTCCCTTATTGATCTCAGCTACTATTATTGTATTTGTTATCCTAATGTTTGCTAATCCTCAACGTCTCTGGCCAATCTGGGTTGCAGCTCTGGGTATGGGTACAACTGCCGTAGTATGTAACGTAATTGCGATTAGTATGTTATTAAAAGATAACCGTTTTGGTCAGCCAGTAAACTCCTCAGGACTGTTATCAAGCGGTTTTTATGTTGGATTTACCTTTGGACCGATATTATTTGGATTAGTACAGCTACTACCATTTGGCTTTTATGCTGGTTGGTTTATGCTAATAATAGTTCTATTGCTCGCATTATCCATCAGTATTATCTTGTATCGAACAAATAAGAAAGAGATATATAACATTGATTAA
- the frc gene encoding formyl-CoA transferase: MILPLQGIRVLDFTGVQSGPSCTQMLAWFGADVIKIERPGFGDVTRHQLRDIPNIDALYFTMLNSNKRSLELNTKTAEGKAVMEKLIQGADILVENFHPEAMDHMGFTWKHLQQLNPRLIFGSIKGFNDNSPYTNVKAYENVAQAAGGALSTTGFWDGPPTVSAAALGDSNTGMHLLIGLLAALLQRDKTGQGQKVTMSMQDAVLNLCRVKLRDQQRLEKIGYLSEYPQYHPGESFGDTVPRAGNASGGGQPGWLLKCKNWQTDPNAYLYFTLQDHNWSQVCKAINKPQWVDDPNFNSVEARQPHILSIFAEIEKFTITQDKYAAMKYFDQFEIPCGPVLSMKEIAEEPSLRQSGSIVEVQQKERGTYLTVGCPMKFSAFTPDIKGAPLLGEHTEQILQELGYSDKDIAQMRTNGAI; this comes from the coding sequence ATGATTTTACCATTACAAGGAATACGTGTTCTAGACTTTACTGGTGTACAATCCGGTCCATCGTGTACTCAAATGCTTGCTTGGTTTGGCGCTGATGTTATTAAGATTGAAAGACCTGGTTTTGGCGATGTGACTCGTCATCAATTGAGAGATATTCCAAACATTGATGCACTTTATTTTACCATGTTAAATAGTAATAAACGTTCACTTGAACTTAATACTAAAACAGCTGAGGGTAAGGCTGTAATGGAAAAATTAATTCAAGGTGCTGATATTTTAGTTGAGAATTTTCACCCAGAGGCAATGGATCATATGGGATTTACCTGGAAACATTTACAGCAATTAAATCCTCGGTTGATTTTTGGCTCAATTAAAGGATTTAATGACAATTCACCTTATACTAATGTTAAGGCTTACGAAAATGTTGCGCAAGCCGCTGGTGGGGCATTATCCACTACCGGATTTTGGGACGGTCCTCCGACCGTAAGTGCTGCAGCACTTGGTGATAGTAATACCGGAATGCACTTGCTTATTGGATTACTTGCCGCATTATTACAGCGAGATAAAACGGGCCAAGGACAGAAAGTAACGATGTCGATGCAAGATGCTGTATTAAATTTATGTCGAGTTAAGCTTCGCGATCAACAACGTTTAGAAAAAATTGGTTATTTATCTGAGTACCCACAATATCATCCAGGTGAATCGTTTGGTGATACTGTGCCAAGAGCGGGTAATGCCAGTGGTGGAGGACAACCTGGTTGGTTATTGAAATGTAAAAATTGGCAGACTGATCCTAATGCTTATCTCTATTTTACACTGCAAGATCATAATTGGAGTCAGGTCTGTAAAGCAATTAATAAACCTCAATGGGTAGATGATCCTAACTTTAATTCAGTTGAAGCAAGGCAACCCCATATTCTGAGTATTTTTGCTGAAATTGAAAAATTTACCATAACACAAGATAAATATGCTGCTATGAAATATTTTGATCAGTTTGAGATTCCTTGTGGTCCTGTTTTAAGTATGAAAGAGATAGCCGAAGAGCCATCGTTAAGACAGAGTGGTTCAATTGTTGAAGTGCAACAAAAAGAGCGAGGGACATACTTAACCGTGGGTTGCCCAATGAAGTTTTCAGCATTTACTCCTGATATTAAAGGTGCACCTTTATTAGGGGAACATACTGAGCAAATTTTACAAGAGCTTGGTTATTCTGATAAAGATATCGCTCAAATGCGAACGAATGGCGCTATTTAG